The following proteins come from a genomic window of Polyangia bacterium:
- a CDS encoding discoidin domain-containing protein, giving the protein MLASAACSSSDKPPAGGGSGGQAAGTGGTNADAGSGGGSGGNSAGTGGTSNDSGQTDAAEDVASDAPVDALDTNADAPAPVDAINGTPDGGAYSRTDWTATSVPPFPTGTKAMGQDLKYANALDGNFSTRWSIGDTNSPAQTIGDQFTLDMVQAHVFKKILFWSGGSNGVGGPDSRDYPGGLDASVSLDCQTFGPTVASGTEPQPGCTGNASCNMPFVIDFASPTTARCVRLTLNKRLQLGGGIWWAIDELYVYP; this is encoded by the coding sequence TTGCTTGCTAGCGCTGCCTGCAGCAGCTCTGACAAGCCCCCGGCCGGCGGCGGAAGCGGCGGGCAGGCCGCGGGGACCGGCGGCACAAATGCCGACGCTGGCTCCGGCGGCGGCAGCGGTGGAAACAGCGCGGGCACCGGCGGTACCAGCAACGACAGCGGTCAAACTGACGCCGCCGAAGACGTGGCCAGCGATGCGCCCGTCGATGCTCTGGATACGAATGCGGACGCACCAGCGCCCGTCGACGCCATCAATGGCACGCCTGACGGCGGCGCCTACAGTCGCACCGACTGGACCGCCACCTCCGTGCCGCCCTTCCCGACCGGCACCAAGGCGATGGGCCAGGATTTGAAGTACGCCAATGCCCTCGACGGAAACTTCAGCACGCGCTGGTCCATCGGTGACACCAATTCACCCGCCCAAACCATTGGTGATCAGTTCACGCTCGACATGGTTCAGGCGCACGTGTTCAAGAAGATTCTTTTTTGGTCTGGTGGATCGAACGGCGTTGGCGGCCCTGACTCTCGCGACTATCCCGGCGGGCTGGATGCGTCGGTCTCGCTCGACTGTCAGACATTCGGGCCCACCGTCGCCAGTGGCACCGAGCCTCAACCCGGCTGCACTGGCAACGCCAGCTGCAACATGCCGTTCGTCATCGATTTCGCCAGCCCGACAACCGCCCGCTGTGTCCGATTGACGCTGAACAAGCGTCTTCAACTGGGCGGCGGGATCTGGTGGGCCATCGACGAGCTGTACGTCTACCCGTGA